A single genomic interval of Deltaproteobacteria bacterium harbors:
- a CDS encoding dienelactone hydrolase family protein codes for MRMTSSSDTATRHLRVGYFGASTGAAAALVAAAARPGVIGAIVSRGGRPDLAGDALGRVEAPTLLIVGGDDDGVIELNELARRALAEPKELVLVPGATHLFEEPGALDEVARLAAAWFTRHLTTSAHAAHP; via the coding sequence ATGCGGATGACGTCGTCGTCGGACACGGCCACGCGGCACCTGCGCGTCGGCTACTTCGGCGCGTCGACCGGCGCCGCGGCCGCTCTGGTGGCTGCAGCGGCCCGGCCCGGGGTCATCGGCGCCATCGTCTCGCGGGGCGGCAGGCCAGACCTGGCAGGCGACGCGCTCGGCCGGGTCGAGGCCCCGACGCTCCTCATCGTCGGGGGAGACGACGACGGCGTGATCGAGCTGAACGAGCTGGCGCGGAGGGCTCTCGCGGAACCCAAGGAGCTGGTGCTCGTCCCCGGGGCCACGCACCTCTTCGAGGAACCCGGAGCGCTCGACGAGGTGGCACGGCTCGCCGCCGCATGGTTCACCCGGCACCTGACCACCTCTGCGCACGCCGCCCATCCCTGA